Proteins encoded by one window of Polaribacter haliotis:
- a CDS encoding PhoH family protein — MNERIIELTEINPGEFFGAQNSTIEQLKRYFPKIKIVARGSKMKIFGESDLLDEFEIRIERLIKYYNRYNKLDENSIERILTSSGNDEKNAASKKAKDVLVHGVSGRLIKPQTENQRKMVTLMDKNDMLFAVGPAGTGKTYTAVALAVKALKEKEVRRIILTRPAVESGENLGFLPGDLKEKLDPYMQPLYDALRDMIPHERLESHLEKGVIQIAPLAFMRGRTLDNAFVILDEAQNTTHNQMKMFLTRMGKSAKFIITGDPGQIDLPRKQVSGLKESLLALKDIDGIAQVYLDDKDVVRHKLVRKIISAYKSIETE; from the coding sequence TTGAACGAACGCATTATAGAATTAACAGAAATTAATCCTGGAGAATTTTTTGGAGCTCAAAATAGCACTATAGAACAGCTTAAAAGGTATTTTCCAAAAATTAAAATTGTAGCACGTGGTTCCAAAATGAAAATTTTTGGAGAATCGGATCTTTTAGATGAATTCGAAATTCGAATCGAAAGATTAATTAAATATTATAATAGATATAATAAGTTAGACGAAAATAGTATTGAACGTATTTTAACTTCTTCTGGAAATGATGAAAAAAATGCAGCTTCAAAAAAAGCGAAAGACGTTTTAGTGCATGGAGTTAGTGGAAGATTGATAAAGCCACAAACTGAAAACCAGCGTAAAATGGTTACGTTAATGGATAAAAATGATATGCTATTTGCAGTTGGACCTGCAGGAACTGGGAAAACCTATACTGCAGTTGCTTTGGCTGTAAAAGCGTTGAAAGAAAAAGAAGTTCGTAGAATTATTTTAACAAGACCAGCTGTAGAATCTGGAGAAAATTTAGGATTTCTACCTGGAGATTTAAAAGAAAAATTAGATCCTTACATGCAACCTTTATATGATGCCTTAAGAGATATGATTCCTCATGAACGTTTAGAATCTCATTTGGAAAAAGGCGTAATTCAAATTGCACCTTTAGCATTTATGCGTGGTAGAACTTTAGACAATGCGTTTGTAATTTTAGATGAAGCTCAAAATACGACTCACAATCAAATGAAAATGTTTTTAACTAGAATGGGTAAAAGCGCTAAGTTTATTATTACTGGAGATCCTGGGCAAATAGACTTACCAAGAAAACAAGTTTCTGGTTTAAAAGAATCTCTATTAGCTTTAAAAGATATCGATGGAATTGCACAAGTTTATTTAGATGATAAAGATGTTGTTAGACATAAATTAGTAAGAAAAATAATATCAGCATATAAAAGTATAGAAACAGAATGA
- a CDS encoding phosphoribosylaminoimidazolesuccinocarboxamide synthase, with amino-acid sequence MNTINETNFKFPNQKSVYKGKVREVYNINNELLVMIATDRLSAFDVILPKQIPFKGQILNQIATKMMNDTADVVPNWLIANPDENVAVGHLCEPFKVEMVIRGYLSGHAAREYKLGKRILCGVEMPEGLKENDKFPKPIITPSTKAENGEHDEDISREDILANKIVSEEDYVVLEDYTRKLFQRGTEIAAKRGLILVDTKYEFGKTKDGKIVLIDEIHTPDSSRYFYAEGYQERQNKGESQKQLSKEFVRQWLIENGFQGKDNQQIPEMSDEKITEISNRYIELYEQITGETFVKASTENVLNRIEKNVISFLSN; translated from the coding sequence ATGAATACAATTAACGAAACGAATTTTAAGTTTCCGAATCAAAAATCTGTTTACAAAGGAAAAGTAAGAGAGGTTTATAATATTAATAACGAACTTTTGGTAATGATTGCCACAGACAGACTGTCTGCTTTCGATGTTATTTTACCAAAACAAATTCCTTTTAAGGGACAAATATTAAACCAGATTGCAACCAAAATGATGAATGATACTGCAGATGTTGTTCCTAATTGGTTAATTGCAAATCCAGATGAGAATGTAGCAGTTGGGCATTTATGTGAACCTTTTAAAGTAGAAATGGTAATTCGTGGTTATTTATCGGGTCATGCAGCTCGTGAGTACAAATTAGGAAAAAGAATTTTGTGTGGCGTTGAAATGCCTGAAGGTTTAAAAGAAAATGACAAATTTCCAAAACCAATAATTACACCATCAACAAAAGCAGAAAATGGAGAACATGATGAAGATATTTCTCGTGAAGACATTTTAGCAAATAAAATTGTATCTGAAGAAGATTATGTAGTTTTAGAAGATTACACAAGAAAGTTGTTTCAAAGAGGAACAGAAATAGCTGCAAAAAGAGGACTTATTTTAGTAGATACTAAATACGAATTCGGAAAAACAAAAGATGGTAAAATTGTTTTAATTGATGAAATTCATACACCAGATTCTTCAAGATATTTTTATGCTGAAGGATATCAAGAAAGACAAAATAAAGGCGAATCTCAAAAACAATTATCGAAAGAATTTGTAAGACAATGGTTAATTGAAAATGGTTTTCAAGGAAAAGACAATCAGCAAATACCTGAAATGTCTGATGAAAAAATTACAGAAATTTCAAATAGATATATAGAATTATACGAACAAATTACTGGAGAAACTTTTGTAAAAGCTTCCACAGAAAATGTCTTAAATAGAATAGAGAAGAATGTAATTTCTTTTTTATCAAACTAA